actccggagacctgggttcgattcccgccgggccaatcttggaagttgctttttatttatgaagcgcctgccgtgatttatcgctcacggtcaacgccgccgacgccgacgccgacgacaccggcttttctgcgacacgagctccttaacgctatcgcgttaaaagacagAAGCCCAATGGCTtcgcaggctgcgccacaaatgaaCACGGCGTGTGCCGCTTTTTAATGAACGGCTTTcatgccaacgctttagcgagccgCGTCATCGATGCACCGGGTATGTGCCACTCATCAGTGAGCCCCTAGATAATTTGTGTCACTTAGTGCGGGGCATTTAGTGTGCGGCACGCAAATGAACATTTTTCAGCGTTCACAGGCGCGGGCACGCCACGCCTCTCGTCTCAGAGGCCACGCTGTGCCATCTAGGAGTGTcgctagatggcacagcgtgaCCAGCAAGAAGCACGATACAGGAGCCccgttgccgcatgacgcgtttctcagcgttcacaCGCACCTGCGTGCCATGCATTTTGGAGGCTACATCGCACAGGCTTCGAGGTAGTGGCGCTAGATGGCGCGTGTGTTCTTcgggaagcacagtagaggaaTTCTGCTGCAGGACATGCCTCGTACAGTGGcagtacagtgtcgatcacacttgtctagagtggcccgaaggctgctccgcactgcgcctgcgacgcctagcgacaagccctgggttcgagatgtgttggccgatagcgcaaCGCGCGTGGACGCGACgctcgcagctcagctggcagtgctcgtccagtgataaaaagccggtgctcgcgacccgcgaatcacgcaggcctgtatcttggccgcccgcgaatgccgcagcgtccgcgaatgccgcagcgagatgtgttggccgctatcagccaacacatctcgaacccggtgcttgtcgctaggcgtcgcaggcgcagtgcggagcagcctttgggccactctagacaagtgtgatcgacactgtacgtTGTACCGCTAGACTGATTTATTGCTAAACACATTACCGTCGACAGCCATCATGGCGACAATGAGTCCCGCGTCCTGATGGAAAACGGCAAACTGAAACCCTTAAATGCCTTCAAATGATGATCTGACGCAAAGCAGGGCTGAGATCACTGCAGTCACCTGATACGAAACGCTTGTTATCAGGACGTTAACCACTCCTGTATAGGTAAAATAAGAAAAGGATAGTATTTCTTTTAAACAGAAATAAAGGCAACACAATATAGGAATATAGCACCCAAGAGCCCTAGAACAGTATGTATTCTAAAGCTCACTTTTAAGACCAAAATTTGCGCCATTACCACCTGCCTATGCTATCTCTATGAACAGGTAAACATCAGAATTTTGGGTGAAGAATGTGTGAAATCGTCTACGCACATATGCCCGCCGTAAAGCAGGCATGCCGGCGCCGGGCGATGACCACACAGTTAACACATGCAAAATGCGTTCCAGACGGCAAGCAGCTTTGGAGGCGATGTCAAGCCCATTGCTTACAATGAGTATAGTGGCTGCGATGAGAGCGCCCTTGATGTGCACATCCAAGTCCAATGGGAATGTGACGCCGAAATTGTTGGCGGTCGTGAAAACCTCCGTTAGGGCCCCACCCCATAGCTTGGTGATCTTGCCTATGACGACGCCATTTGTGCTGAGCACCTTCAAGgggaaataaaaagagaaacactaaaaGAGCATCCTTCTACCTGTAACTTGGCAGTCTAAGTGCAATCTTGTCTCCCTATTAAAATAACATTTCTCGTCCCTGCCACCGCCATAATACCTCACTTCTTGTGTACACAATGCCCATACTTGAATGACATCAAGGTTGCTTGGGCGCATGCAACTAAATCTCaatattatttaattatttgttacATATCTGTTTCTAAATTTGTATATTTTGGTTTATTTGTAGGCACGGGAAGCCACTACTATACAGCAGTAGCTAGCGCTGcatttacgtttcttttttttcttaattgaaATTTGTTAACTGTTCAGCATATCGATTACTAAAATAAGATACCTGGTTGTTTCAGATAGCTAATGCAATATTTTTAAGCAGCTTGGCTCAAGAGATGTCACAAAAAATGAGCTCGTAGATCGCGACCATCTTTCGTTTAGTCATAGCAATCCACGGAGATATTTTGTAGATGTGCGGAACGCATCGCAAGCATTCAAAGAAAACGTAACGCGGACTGTATCATATGATATGCTATGAATGTAGCTTTGGAGGGACGCAAAAgatctcgtgtgtgtgtgtgtgtgtgtgtgtgtgtgtgtgtgcgtgtgcgtgtgcgtgtgtgtgtgtgtgtgtgtgtgtgtgtgtgtgtgtgtgtgtgtgtgtgtgtgtgtgtgtgtgtgtgtgtgtgtgtgtgtgtgtgtgtgcgagtgcgtgtgcgtgcgtgcgtgcgatttACGTGCCTGTGTATCACTGTATTGGTGGCTCTAATACAGAaatgctgctgctcaagagctaaCGCGTATTCGTCGTCCGACGACTATGACGCTCGAAATTATTTCCTCAAAACAGAACAACGCCCCAATTAGTTCTCTATGTCCACTGTGCATGTCTTATTGATTGAATTAGGTTGTCCTCTCATCTAATTTTTAGCTATGCCACCTAATCGCTAGTGGAAGATTTATTCATCAAAGAATGTACTTCAGCGTGCCGTGCACTAAATGAGGCCATTTTCTTCGCAATACTGCAGCCGACAATTGGCGGCACACCTCTCCTACTCGAGGCTCAGTACGTATCGTCAATACAGTTTTGCTCTTAGATCTCTTGTACTTTACTGACGTACTTCGAAAATTCTGTGACCACTTTTGGTTGAACATTCGCATGAGTGATAGCCGTCAACAACATCTCCACAGCCCTTGCGGAAAAGAGTGGATGGTATGATGGAGAGTGCGAATCACGCAACCCTACCGCACAACGTCTTGTAAGCACGAACCTTCACGCACCAGCTGAGGAAGTGATCCTCTTTAACTTATCCTAATTAATGCGCATCTTGAGCTTCAATTTCTGCGTTCGTCGTTGTCTAGACCTTTACGTGGAGTCTTAATCACATCAACGAGAACAGCTGCCGTTATACATGTAAAGAAAttaccaacccttcccctacaGGAAAACAGaagtaagcgaagcttgtcctgcatgcacctgaccttcgtcacggtgcttcggcctcccgctccctcgcTCGCCATCTTCTCGCTGCTGCCGGATTGCAGAGGCTCAGGCAGCTCTAACGGAGGGATCGGCACGCCgatggcgagccctttcacgggcaaGTTCACGCCGCCGCTCATCGAAGGCTGCCAGTTCCTCGGGGGTACGCAAAACACGTGGCCGTCCCACCCGTTTTCAAAAagtgaactgaacggaaacgtaGCCGGTTGGGTTCCCAGTAGTCCCAACAGAAATAGCCAAATGCTCTCAACACCTAGAGCAAAAGAAGCAGATCAATTTTCTTAGTCAGCGAAAAGTAGCCGAAAACGTAGCCAAAAAGTTTTATGATGTTCAGCAGGTGTCTATGATGGTGCAGGTCTTGTCCAAATCTAATTGCGCATCTCCGGCTCCAACATTACTTCCACCGCATGCGACCTGCGCAACACTGGCCTCAAGATCTGCGAAAAAATTCTACAGGGAGGTGCCACTCCGACGTGGATTTGAACACCACTTATTGTCACAATGAGCCGAAGAATTTCTTTTTCGATCTACTCTTGATGTTATTGATATTTACTGAGCCACTTTCTGAGGGGGGCTGCGTACACCACTTTCACTGCGAATTTTTAGAAAATCAAATTCCACTAGGGAACATGCAAAATCAATTTTATGGGTCCCGCACGGCTGTCATGAAGTTAAGTACAAAGTAAACCCCTTTGTCTAACAAATTCAAGCACTACATATCAGACAAGGAAGTCAGAGGAACACTATATATACCTTTACAAACTAGCAATTACTCTTTCCCAACCACCACTACGATGTGTGCCAAAATAATAAAATGGGGACGTAATGGTACCACAAGCACTTATTATGTATATAGAAGGCAACTCTTTTTATCACAGCAAGAAAGTGCTAAAAAGAAGAGAGTCTATAGCGCTGAAATGACTTACAAGCATGGCAACCATGACTTAACGCCATTCTACCAAACGTTTTTAAGTGTACTTAGTTTCCAAACTCTGAGGCGCACCCATAGGGAGCAGACGGAGTGTAAAAGACTCCGCTTCATTTTTAACCTGCTTGTTTGAAGCCGCCTGAGGAACTCGTATTGCCaggcgaagtccctttctgtacACTGCCTCCCAGCACTCGAATTGGATCGGTGATGGTGATATCAACGGCTGCTGATcaagaatgcggcttgttattaGTGCAGCATTAAGTTTAAGCATAGATATAGGATTGTTTCACCACCATACAAATGCCATTCAAAGATGTACATTGATTCATTGCACTGATGCGGCCACAACGCTTACAACTGCGCGTCACCATAGTAGCTTGCTGTCAATGGGGATGCCCAGGAATCGAACACTAGTTGCACGACGAATTGGATGGCCTCTAATACTCAGCTGCAGGCGAACTGACTTGCACCTCGCTCCAGGAAgaagcatgaaggcagatttttccgctgataaagataggccaagcgtcgacaAGTGACGATCGATGACTGAGATTGCAATCTAGTCTAACCCGGCCAAGCATTTGTGTTGGTACCCTGCGATcaaaatgcagatgtcgtctgcgtagatggacattttaacacCAGTCCAACCTACCTTCAATGCGTCTGGAACAGTCgtcatggcaacgttaaaaagcgaacgagataggacacttccttgtgggacgccgatgTAAGTGCGTCGCTTTTCACTCATTATATTTGCGAGCTTACCTTGGACATTTTCGTTCTCTAAGAAATTTATAGaagaatcgaagagcatttccggAGGCACCCAGAGCTTGGAGTTCGTTGGTGATGCCAGTATGAAGTGCACAATCGTATGCTTTGGCAACATCCATAAATATGACGAGTGTCGAAACGTCATCGACGTGAAGATACTCGATGCGGGTTAAGTCAAAGACACTGTCCTGGGGGCTCCACCGTTGGCGAAATCTGACAATACCctatggcagtctatttccttgctcaataTATCAAGTTAATCTCGTACATATTTGTCTTTCGATCAACGTTGACACGCATGATGTTAGAAGTACTGGCCAATATGAGGCAAAGTCTGCAAGGTGCTTTTCAGACTTAAGCACTGGAACCACCAATGCTGTCTTCCACGTTTcagggatctctcctgtgctccataTTAGAATCAATATGTCTAAAAGGGCTCACCTTCGCTCGTATGGCAGATtcgtcagcatctgattactttTTATCGAAGaccgagaaatgcatttgaattgAAATTGGGCAATTTCAGAAATACATTGCCGGGGAAAACATTACAGTAAGGTCAGGAGGAGCGGAGTTATTCGCAATCAAGCGTGCCCGTCACAGTGCCTTCGGTCTTTtttcaatgacttgcactgcgaaggctacggtggaGCGGGTTGGTCCCACAGAGCTCCTCCTACTGAGAGCCACTgcggcgcgcagttcaaatttgattttgggtGTTATAGTGGACACCACTATACTTCCTGCTTCAACGCCTACGACGCGCCTAGCGCAGTTGTCCTCGGCCagccgcagtgcgctcagccCGCGGCGGTCGCTATGTCTACGCCACGTACCAGACGGCAGTCATATGCAAATGTAGTTCGTTTGCGCAGCGCTTCCTTTGTGCACAACAGGGATAGAGTTCCCACTCGCGCTCATATGCTTCAGTCTGGCCATGTTTCGTGGTACGGGCCAACTTCGTCCTGTACCCAGTTTACCGAGGGATCGTAGCCGCATCCCACTCGCGCATTTCTAATCGCTATCAGTAGTGGAATACGAAGCGAagcctgccaaggcgtctaacaaGGAGCGATCAGAAGTAGGCGCGCGCCACCAAGCGTGTGTGAAGTCTGACAATAAGTTTCGCATGCTTAGAGGCCATTTGAGTGTTCAAAACTTAGTCGAAATCAGCAAGGTCCGACGGCTCCGACACTGATAAGCAAGGTGGCCAGTTTAATTCCTACCAGGGCGGCCGCGGGCCTCCATGGTTGAGCGAAAGCAGGTGATACTCGGCTTCGTTCTAGAAATATGTAATTCTTAATAGAATTTGAAAGcacattttcgcttacttcagcctgtttaataaactgcgtcaataaatatacacaataACAGTAGGAAGCATTGAACTGATCGAAATGCGCTTCTTGATTTATGTATGCTATTGCCGAATAGCAGCGGCATATGCTAATCTGgtatattacgaaataaaacgCCCAAACGAGAGTAATTAGGTGTGAGTAGTGTTCAAATGAAaacgtttgagagaaaggtgatttCTCGCTTCGCTTTAACCCTTTAAAGGATCCCTTTAAAGTAAACACTTGCGCTTTGCGATGCCAGATGACAATCTATAAGGTAGAATGCAGAGCTTGTCACATCATGAAGGGGGCGAAGGTTAAATTATGGGTGCATGTTGCCTTTGTTACTCGTACTTCAAAGGGAGAAAATCCCTACACGTGGTGTATAAAACAGCTCACAAAAAGTATCGCTAATACACTCACACACCGCCATGTTTGCGTGTAATTGTGGGACTTTTTCGTGTTTGTCAAATGATCTACTCATAAAGTCCTTGTTATGCGCTTAAGAATACCTTGATAAGTAAGGAGCTGCTGTTTCACCGGTAAGATTTTCAAGAACTAATGAGGATATATATGTTAATTTGTATCCTCTGAAACCGCCTATACTTTGTAGCTCTTATCAGCGTGTTCCGACTACTGACATCTGTTCTCCCCACACTTAGCTAACGAAATAAAACTAATTTGACCAGCTTCATGTTCTTGTTCCTCAGGTGATGTCTGGCTAAGGTGCATTCTAAATACAATGGTTACTTCACTTACCGCAAACTCGACGACCCCATCACAAGGTACGCCGGTTTTGCAGGCTGGTGCTACTATGTCCAGCACTCTTCTGCTATTGCGGTCTTTAATGGAGAACTTCGGACCGCACATGGAGAACTCCTGGCGTATCATTGCCATGACGTTTCCTGGGGGTGCTTGAACTTCCATTTCCTGAAAAAAATGAAGATTATGTGCCCGCCTTCCACTGTTTGGGCGAATggaattaataaataaacaagtgACCTAATACCTTCTATCGCAGCGACAGCAGGAAACGGAACTTTCTAACGCAAATACTACGTAGCCGAATTATGCACATCCTATTTACGTGAAAATTTTTCTGATCTTGCTGTTCTTTTCggattatttttattattaacgCTCGAATGAGGAGGCTGTATCACGGCAGCAATTACGGCCAAAATCGCATGTCAAGCTAATTGACAGTTTGAGCAGTACACTATGGTATGCTTGTTGCCACAAGTGCGCATGCGTGGAGCTCAGCGAGCCCCGTTACAAGTTTGAAGGAACGCCCTGCCGATACAATGTTTTGCATCACATTGCCGTGACCAATGTGCCAGCAACGACCCTGACTCTCCCGTGGTACTCGCTCTCCGTCGTGACAGCGAGAAATAAACGGTAAAAATCGGCCGTCGCTTAGTCTCTTCTTACACCGAGCAGAAAATACAACCGCTGTTTTGACGTCATTATTTAGATAGGAACTAACTAAATTTCGGATGAAGTTAGATTACCACTGACGATGCGGCCGCTTACTGCCATGCGAATAGTTTACGGAGTACTCGGCAGTGGTACCGTAACGATTCTTAAGCGCTCTGGCTCTAGCCTGATATTGGTGGTTGGGATGGTCCGGGTGCATTTTCTGCGGGACAGGAGCCACTTGAATGCATTTGCACTTGTCGACGTAAGCTGGTGGGTAACCACGTGGCCAGATGTGGCGATGCGGTATCCTTGGTAGTTGAAGACGGTGCGGCCTGCTGACGTTAGGTCAAGGCGTTCGTGCTAGCTTGTCAGATGGCCCTCGACGATTTCCCGAACAATCGTGCGTATGTCAAGGCATTCTATTTGGAGGGTTGCAGTTCCGGGGCGTAACTGCAACCCTCCTGTCCTGCGAGGGTGAGGTTGATTTCGGAGGGGTTTACGCGGTCGCCAGACTGCGTCTTGCGTCGTAGGCCTAGAAGTTGCTACTTGTCTTGTAGGCATTGGAGAACTCACTGTTAGGCGTATGGATCAGCAACGTCAACTGCTTGCTGGAATGCATCTTGTTGGAAGCCCACTGATCTCTTCGTCGTCCAGATCGTGACACCGTCTACATGCATAGCGTGATGTATGCCCGGTATGGAGTCGAGCTGATGCGGGAGTCTCATCGTGGCAAAGTGAAATAACGCGGGTGGCAGCATAGGTATTACGACTTGTTGAGAGTGCAGACAATCTATTTCAATGGCGGCAATCAATTCCAAAGCAAAGCATGGATGTAATTATACATCTGCTTTCCGCGTTTTACAGCCTTGGGGTTGGTAAGAATGGAATGCTGAATGCTTGGGCTTCTGAGACACCGGATTTGTGCTCGTATCCATCActtcgtctgaggcggtggatactgcATGCGCGGCGGGCACTTTCGCGGGAATTTTGGGCCGATCTGCTCGCGCAGTGGCCCTGGGTCAAAGAGGCCCGAGGGTCTGCAGGTACTCCTTTGCGGGGGCCGGTACAGCGTTGGCTGTTCCACCTGGGGGAAGGGGGGCGGCGCTGCCTGATGGCGTGACCACTGTCACGCTTCGTGTGACTTGGGTGGCCGCCGAAGGATGTAGCGCTACACCCCGGCAGAAGCGTTTGCGCGCCTCTTCTAAGGAAAGGTTCAGTTTGACTTTGAtttcgattattttttttttccaagatgaCCAAGAACGGCAGTACCCGGCGTGTACCCCTTAACAGCTAGCGCAACGGGCGGTGGAAGTGCAAGTGTCGGACGAGTGCTCGTTTCATGCACATTTTGCATAAGTATTTCGCCGTCAGGAGCTTTGCGATccgtgcccgaaccgctgacatttgaagcatcggcgtgggttaggaatATAGCCTTACACGGAGTTTGCAGTGTAGTATTTCTTTTGAGTCTAGTaagttgctagttccaaaagtgatgattacatgcctagttggtatttctttgtcatctcgcctAATTCTTATCCTTTGTACTTTGACGacgttctgttcttgccatccttctatatagtaattcactttcggtaagttcgagaaggtcatcttcgGAGATGGCACCGCGAACTGTGTTCATCGACCTGTGTGGTCCAACAGAAACGGGAATGTCCACAAACGGTACAAGTTTTGAGAGTTTGTCGTATTGTGGCTTGTCGTGAACTTCGAGCAGAAGATCGCCACTGCCCGTTTTCGTTACTTTACAACCTGGGCCTAGTGCTTCGGTGAGATATTTTGGTTACAAGAAATGGTGATATCATTCGGACTGCCTTCATTTCGTGCTGACTGTGGACACCGTGGTATTTAGGAAAAGACACTTTCGGTTGCATAAAGAAGTTGAATTGTTCATGGGTGCGCCCCCTTCTCAGGGAGCGATCAAGCAACGGGGGAAAAGCTTCTGCCATAGAAATGGGAAAATTCGGcagcgatggtggccacccaccaccgagcccaacaaggggacgctacaagattggaagcctgcagacgccagccatgcatcgccactATAACATAACATAAAATCCCTTAGGTTGGATAATTACACCAGGTTAGCACTTGACGCCCCGAATACGGAAGCGAGGAGAAATGAAGAGAAAAcgggaaagatgaaaaaggcgagaaagACGAAGATCGGGGAGGAGGACAgcaaaaggcgactgccgatttcccccaggtgcgTCAGTCTGCACGTGCCGTTTATGTGAAGTACAGGTCGAAGAAGTGTGTTGCCGAACACGTACATTTACAAAGGCCCGAACACCCGGCATCTGCTCaaaccccaggatccccctttcctctgacacggctaagccacacacagctacacgcgggaggggccaaccctcgtatGCTCGGGTACGTGGGGTCTCAACGGACCAAACGCCTCTTTACGCAGACACACCTGCGGGGGTTGATCTGATTCTAAAGGCGGTGTCTGAGCAAGCAGACGACTCTTCTACCTCATTCTTGCTGGCTTGCTGTGCCATGTTGGCCGGGGCGGTGGGTGGGTTGATGAGTTGGGAGATGGGTGCACATGTTCTAGGGGTCGTCTTAAGGGCTGGATTAAGGGGAGAGGCGGTGCTTTGCTGAACTAGTTGAGAGCGCAGCTACTGCATCACTGTGCATATGGTAGCGTTTCCGTTTCGTAGTTCCGTATTAGTCGAATTACATGATTTTCTTGATTCGTGTGTGTGTACTTTTGTTTGGCAGTTTGGCGGCATGGGGGCTTTAGGGGAAATGTTCGTGGTATTTTGTTAGGTTTTGTAAGAAGATTGTGCTGCCGGCTTTGACACCTGGGCTGCGACAGGTGGCT
This Dermacentor albipictus isolate Rhodes 1998 colony chromosome 1, USDA_Dalb.pri_finalv2, whole genome shotgun sequence DNA region includes the following protein-coding sequences:
- the LOC135901736 gene encoding phospholipid scramblase 1-like isoform X4, whose product is MKAPPAPPVIVCAPGLEYLACLDQIIIRQRLQIFQGCSCERRNRYVASNSMGQIIYNMTEYSERGAHFWHGRARSFEMDVLDHRNAVVMHFVRPLRCMISWCCCDRQEMEVQAPPGNVMAMIRQEFSMCGPKFSIKDRNSRRVLDIVAPACKTGVPCDGVVEFAVLSTNGVVIGKITKLWGGALTEVFTTANNFGVTFPLDLDVHIKGALIAATILIVSNGLDIASKAACRLERILHVLTVWSSPGAGMPALRRAYDYMFFEV
- the LOC135901736 gene encoding phospholipid scramblase family member 5-like isoform X6; its protein translation is MNVNGPPAIAPIQGQTGELPSQWRGQNEGCSCERRNRYVASNSMGQIIYNMTEYSERGAHFWHGRARSFEMDVLDHRNAVVMHFVRPLRCMISWCCCDRQEMEVQAPPGNVMAMIRQEFSMCGPKFSIKDRNSRRVLDIVAPACKTGVPCDGVVEFAVLSTNGVVIGKITKLWGGALTEVFTTANNFGVTFPLDLDVHIKGALIAATILIVSNGLDIASKAACRLERILHVLTVWSSPGAGMPALRRAYDYMFFEV
- the LOC135901736 gene encoding phospholipid scramblase family member 5-like isoform X1 → MNVNGPPAIAPIQGNRQTGELPSQWRGQNEGAVQAPPAPPVIVCAPGLEYLACLDQIIIRQRLQIFQGCSCERRNRYVASNSMGQIIYNMTEYSERGAHFWHGRARSFEMDVLDHRNAVVMHFVRPLRCMISWCCCDRQEMEVQAPPGNVMAMIRQEFSMCGPKFSIKDRNSRRVLDIVAPACKTGVPCDGVVEFAVLSTNGVVIGKITKLWGGALTEVFTTANNFGVTFPLDLDVHIKGALIAATILIVSNGLDIASKAACRLERILHVLTVWSSPGAGMPALRRAYDYMFFEV
- the LOC135901736 gene encoding phospholipid scramblase 1-like isoform X3, encoding MNVNGPPAIAPIQGNRQTGELPSQWRGQNEGAVQAPPAPPVIVCAPGLEYLACLDQIIIRQRLQIFQDSERGAHFWHGRARSFEMDVLDHRNAVVMHFVRPLRCMISWCCCDRQEMEVQAPPGNVMAMIRQEFSMCGPKFSIKDRNSRRVLDIVAPACKTGVPCDGVVEFAVLSTNGVVIGKITKLWGGALTEVFTTANNFGVTFPLDLDVHIKGALIAATILIVSNGLDIASKAACRLERILHVLTVWSSPGAGMPALRRAYDYMFFEV
- the LOC135901736 gene encoding phospholipid scramblase family member 5-like isoform X5 translates to MNVNGPPAIAPIQGNRQTGELPSQWRGQNEGCSCERRNRYVASNSMGQIIYNMTEYSERGAHFWHGRARSFEMDVLDHRNAVVMHFVRPLRCMISWCCCDRQEMEVQAPPGNVMAMIRQEFSMCGPKFSIKDRNSRRVLDIVAPACKTGVPCDGVVEFAVLSTNGVVIGKITKLWGGALTEVFTTANNFGVTFPLDLDVHIKGALIAATILIVSNGLDIASKAACRLERILHVLTVWSSPGAGMPALRRAYDYMFFEV
- the LOC135901736 gene encoding phospholipid scramblase family member 5-like isoform X2; protein product: MNVNGPPAIAPIQGQTGELPSQWRGQNEGAVQAPPAPPVIVCAPGLEYLACLDQIIIRQRLQIFQGCSCERRNRYVASNSMGQIIYNMTEYSERGAHFWHGRARSFEMDVLDHRNAVVMHFVRPLRCMISWCCCDRQEMEVQAPPGNVMAMIRQEFSMCGPKFSIKDRNSRRVLDIVAPACKTGVPCDGVVEFAVLSTNGVVIGKITKLWGGALTEVFTTANNFGVTFPLDLDVHIKGALIAATILIVSNGLDIASKAACRLERILHVLTVWSSPGAGMPALRRAYDYMFFEV